The Bombus fervidus isolate BK054 chromosome 6, iyBomFerv1, whole genome shotgun sequence genome contains a region encoding:
- the Gtpx1 gene encoding glutathione peroxidase-like 1 isoform X2 produces the protein MSGNDNYKEAKSIYDFTVKSIKGEEVPLSNYKGHVCLIVNVASKCGLTATNYKQLNELYDEYADSKGLRILAFPCNQFNGQEPGGAEEICSFADRQKVKFDLFEKIDVNGDKAHPLWKYLKKEQGGILGDFIKWNFTKFIVNKEGKVVERHGPNVDPNSLKNNFEKYF, from the exons ATGAGTGGGAACGATAAttacaaagaagcgaaatCGATTTACGATTTCACTGTTAAATCCATAAAAGGCGAAGAAGTTCCTCTATCCAA TTACAAAGGTCACGTTTGTTTAATCGTAAACGTAGCATCAAAGTGCGGCCTTACAGCCACAAATTACAAGCAACTGAATGAACTGTACGATGAGTATGCTGACTCTAAAg GTTTACGAATCTTGGCGTTTCCCTGTAACCAATTTAATGGACAGGAACCAGGAGGTGCCGAAGAAATATGCAGTTTTGCCGATCGACAAAAG gttaaatttgatttattcgaGAAGATTGACGTCAATGGAGACAAGGCGCATCCTTTGTGGAAATATCTAAAGAAAGAACAAGGAGGAATTTTGGGTGATTTCATAAAATGGAACTTCACAAAATTCATCGTAAACAAAGAAGGCAAAGTGGTTGAACGTCATGGTCCGAACGTGGATCCCAACAGTTTGAAAaacaatttcgaaaaatatttctaa
- the Pex6 gene encoding peroxisomal biogenesis factor 6 isoform X2: MNSLYSYIHFLRELTKLLMKYNYNYILFYTFVQYALFRLKTLIGTKYNWIILSEFILKNLIEQFYNKKNYYIDYNSCLLANIKYVRITTPTWFYICSTVSIKKYKVLVVPLNNTDEIEIFTSNTMKYNIENALQCTIDKCFLLPAKDDTINFAREAKISMISNQYECADNLISTLLENYFSEPRFLRKNDLFGINIKEYILGQMYLHTTPLMSVIYFKVNSIINDNRDFTDSDTSYILYGETTLIQEPDIHSYLPQKHFIYNQTKEKYVNSYPSSLSAPLEQLERCILPFIKHDVQLSMKPIFLIKGAQGSNKHKLVQILAEKIGLNFLNTDFAEVQALTSAQTEAKLRIVLHSAEQSVPCILCLNNIEVFGRNSEGQKDERVISTFSNEIDSLYNKHLKYPIIIIATTNESDIPAELNRIFIETIHVEHLDQNERTNLISWLLMKRNLDHQVNLSKISGICSDFRYSDLLTLILNAVKFHCKDSTSNLKPLTLLQEDFDKAYEYMQSVYTDCEGAPRVPKVYWEDIGGLMKLKHEIMRRIQLPLMNSLGFGQSGLLLYGPPGTGKTLLAKAVATEYQLHFLSIKGPEVLNMYVGQSEKNVRQVFERARAAAPCIIFFDELDSLAPNRGRSGDSGGVMDRVVSQLLAEMDGLDCSNSIFIIGATNRPDLIDPALLRPGRFDKLLYVGIHSDRDSQFNVLKALTRKFKFHENGEELEKLIHQLPEYTTGADLYSICSNAWLNAARRVLSNYHDNSNEIKLDKYVVVELEDFLKAAHELIPSVSKEEAERYKKMQIELSSVS; this comes from the exons tactaATGAAATACAACTATAATTACAtacttttttatacatttgtacagtacGCGCTTTTtcgattaaaaacattaattggTACAAAATATAACTGGATTATTTTGTCTGAATTTATTCTGAAGAATTTAATAgaacaattttacaataaaaagaattattatatagaCTATAATTCTTGCTTATTGgcaaacataaaatatgttagAATTACTACACCAACTTGGTTTTATATATGTTCTACAgtatcaataaaaaaatataaagttttagTTGTACCTTTAAATAACActgatgaaattgaaatatttacatcaaatactatgaaatataatatagaaaatgcaTTGCAATGCACTATTGAtaaatgttttttat TGCCAGCAAAAGATGACACTATTAACTTTGCTAGAGAAGCCAAAATTTCTATGATTTCTAATCAATATGAATGCGCAGATAATTTAATAAGTactttattagaaaattatttctctgaacctagatttttaagaaaaaatgatttatttggCATTAATATAAAGGAATATATATTAGGCCAAATGTATTTGCATACCACTCCTTTAAtgtctgtaatatattttaaagttaaTTCTATCATCAATGATAATAGAGATTTTACAGATAGTGatacttcttatattttatatggagAAACCACGCTCATTCAGGAACCAGATATACATAGTTATCTACCtcaaaaacattttatttacaatcaaaCCAAAGAGAAGTATGTAAACTCGTATCCATCAAGTTTATCAGCACCTCTGGAACAATTAGAGCGTTGCATTTTGCCATTTATTAAGCATG ATGTACAATTATCAATGAAGccaatatttcttattaaggGTGCACAGGGTtcaaataaacataaattagTCCAAATATTGGCTGAAAAAATAGGTTTAAACTTTCTTAATACAGATTTTGCTGAAGTTCAAGCTTTAACATCAGCACAGACAGAGGCTAAATTACGTATTGTACTGCATAGTGCTGAACAATCTGTACCGTGTATCCTGTGCTTAAATAATATAGAG gtATTTGGAAGAAATTCTGAAGGTCAAAAGGATGAAAGAGTGATATCAACCTTTTCCAACGAAATAGattcattatataataaacatttgaaatatccaattattataatagctACTACAAATGAGTCTGATATACCGGCTGAACTAAacagaatttttatcgaaacgatTCACGTGGAACATCTAGATCAGAATGAAAGAACGAATTTAATTTCGTGGTTACTCATGAAACGAAATCTCGATCATCAGGtcaatttatcaaaaatttctgGGATATGTTCGGACTTTCGATATTCAGACTTATTGACATTAATACTTAATGCCGTAAAATTTCACTGCAAAGATAGTACTAGTAATTTGAAACCATTAACACTTTTACAAGAAGATTTTGATAAAGCTTATG AATACATGCAATCGGTATATACAGATTGCGAAGGTGCGCCGCGTGTACCAAAAGTTTATTGGGAAGACATAGGTGGTTTAATGAAGCTGAAACATGAAATAATGCGGCGAATTCAGTTACCTTTGATGAACAGTTTAGGATTCGGACAATCTGGTCTTCTCTTGTATGGACCACCAGGAACCGGAAAGACGCTTCTCGCTAAAGCTGTAGCGACAGAGTATCAGCTTCACTTCTTATCAATTAAAGGTCCTGAAGTGTTGAATATGTATGTCGGTCAAAGCGAAAAGAATGTTAGGCAAG TGTTCGAGCGGGCAAGAGCAGCAGCACCTTGTATAATATTCTTCGACGAATTGGACTCGTTAGCACCCAATCGTGGACGAAGTGGAGATAGCGGAGGTGTAATGGATCGTGTGGTATCCCAATTACTCGCTGAAATGGATGGTCTTGACTGTtccaatagtatattcatTATAGGAGCCACAAACAGGCCGGATCTGATTGACCCAGCCCTTCTTAGACCTGGTcgattcgataaattattatatgtagGGATTCATTCCGATCGTGATTCACAATTTAATGTGTTAAAGGCACTGACTCGTAAATTCAAATTCCATGAAAATGGCGAAGAATTAGAAAAGTTAATACATCAATTACCTGAATACACAACTGGTGCAGATTTGTATTCTATCTGTTCAAATGCATGGCTGAACGCTGCGCGAAGAGTTTTAAGTAATTATCACGATAActctaatgaaattaaattggaCAAATATGTTGTCGTAGAATTGGAAGACTTTTTAAAAGCCGCACACGAACTGATTCCTTCGGTTAGtaaagaagaagcagaaaGATACAAAAAAATGCAGATAGAATTATCTTCGGTATCGTGA
- the Pex6 gene encoding peroxisomal biogenesis factor 6 isoform X1 — MIFELPLRHCFYSNLADWSKIGTPVIFNFIRNKCNMNSLYSYIHFLRELTKLLMKYNYNYILFYTFVQYALFRLKTLIGTKYNWIILSEFILKNLIEQFYNKKNYYIDYNSCLLANIKYVRITTPTWFYICSTVSIKKYKVLVVPLNNTDEIEIFTSNTMKYNIENALQCTIDKCFLLPAKDDTINFAREAKISMISNQYECADNLISTLLENYFSEPRFLRKNDLFGINIKEYILGQMYLHTTPLMSVIYFKVNSIINDNRDFTDSDTSYILYGETTLIQEPDIHSYLPQKHFIYNQTKEKYVNSYPSSLSAPLEQLERCILPFIKHDVQLSMKPIFLIKGAQGSNKHKLVQILAEKIGLNFLNTDFAEVQALTSAQTEAKLRIVLHSAEQSVPCILCLNNIEVFGRNSEGQKDERVISTFSNEIDSLYNKHLKYPIIIIATTNESDIPAELNRIFIETIHVEHLDQNERTNLISWLLMKRNLDHQVNLSKISGICSDFRYSDLLTLILNAVKFHCKDSTSNLKPLTLLQEDFDKAYEYMQSVYTDCEGAPRVPKVYWEDIGGLMKLKHEIMRRIQLPLMNSLGFGQSGLLLYGPPGTGKTLLAKAVATEYQLHFLSIKGPEVLNMYVGQSEKNVRQVFERARAAAPCIIFFDELDSLAPNRGRSGDSGGVMDRVVSQLLAEMDGLDCSNSIFIIGATNRPDLIDPALLRPGRFDKLLYVGIHSDRDSQFNVLKALTRKFKFHENGEELEKLIHQLPEYTTGADLYSICSNAWLNAARRVLSNYHDNSNEIKLDKYVVVELEDFLKAAHELIPSVSKEEAERYKKMQIELSSVS, encoded by the exons tactaATGAAATACAACTATAATTACAtacttttttatacatttgtacagtacGCGCTTTTtcgattaaaaacattaattggTACAAAATATAACTGGATTATTTTGTCTGAATTTATTCTGAAGAATTTAATAgaacaattttacaataaaaagaattattatatagaCTATAATTCTTGCTTATTGgcaaacataaaatatgttagAATTACTACACCAACTTGGTTTTATATATGTTCTACAgtatcaataaaaaaatataaagttttagTTGTACCTTTAAATAACActgatgaaattgaaatatttacatcaaatactatgaaatataatatagaaaatgcaTTGCAATGCACTATTGAtaaatgttttttat TGCCAGCAAAAGATGACACTATTAACTTTGCTAGAGAAGCCAAAATTTCTATGATTTCTAATCAATATGAATGCGCAGATAATTTAATAAGTactttattagaaaattatttctctgaacctagatttttaagaaaaaatgatttatttggCATTAATATAAAGGAATATATATTAGGCCAAATGTATTTGCATACCACTCCTTTAAtgtctgtaatatattttaaagttaaTTCTATCATCAATGATAATAGAGATTTTACAGATAGTGatacttcttatattttatatggagAAACCACGCTCATTCAGGAACCAGATATACATAGTTATCTACCtcaaaaacattttatttacaatcaaaCCAAAGAGAAGTATGTAAACTCGTATCCATCAAGTTTATCAGCACCTCTGGAACAATTAGAGCGTTGCATTTTGCCATTTATTAAGCATG ATGTACAATTATCAATGAAGccaatatttcttattaaggGTGCACAGGGTtcaaataaacataaattagTCCAAATATTGGCTGAAAAAATAGGTTTAAACTTTCTTAATACAGATTTTGCTGAAGTTCAAGCTTTAACATCAGCACAGACAGAGGCTAAATTACGTATTGTACTGCATAGTGCTGAACAATCTGTACCGTGTATCCTGTGCTTAAATAATATAGAG gtATTTGGAAGAAATTCTGAAGGTCAAAAGGATGAAAGAGTGATATCAACCTTTTCCAACGAAATAGattcattatataataaacatttgaaatatccaattattataatagctACTACAAATGAGTCTGATATACCGGCTGAACTAAacagaatttttatcgaaacgatTCACGTGGAACATCTAGATCAGAATGAAAGAACGAATTTAATTTCGTGGTTACTCATGAAACGAAATCTCGATCATCAGGtcaatttatcaaaaatttctgGGATATGTTCGGACTTTCGATATTCAGACTTATTGACATTAATACTTAATGCCGTAAAATTTCACTGCAAAGATAGTACTAGTAATTTGAAACCATTAACACTTTTACAAGAAGATTTTGATAAAGCTTATG AATACATGCAATCGGTATATACAGATTGCGAAGGTGCGCCGCGTGTACCAAAAGTTTATTGGGAAGACATAGGTGGTTTAATGAAGCTGAAACATGAAATAATGCGGCGAATTCAGTTACCTTTGATGAACAGTTTAGGATTCGGACAATCTGGTCTTCTCTTGTATGGACCACCAGGAACCGGAAAGACGCTTCTCGCTAAAGCTGTAGCGACAGAGTATCAGCTTCACTTCTTATCAATTAAAGGTCCTGAAGTGTTGAATATGTATGTCGGTCAAAGCGAAAAGAATGTTAGGCAAG TGTTCGAGCGGGCAAGAGCAGCAGCACCTTGTATAATATTCTTCGACGAATTGGACTCGTTAGCACCCAATCGTGGACGAAGTGGAGATAGCGGAGGTGTAATGGATCGTGTGGTATCCCAATTACTCGCTGAAATGGATGGTCTTGACTGTtccaatagtatattcatTATAGGAGCCACAAACAGGCCGGATCTGATTGACCCAGCCCTTCTTAGACCTGGTcgattcgataaattattatatgtagGGATTCATTCCGATCGTGATTCACAATTTAATGTGTTAAAGGCACTGACTCGTAAATTCAAATTCCATGAAAATGGCGAAGAATTAGAAAAGTTAATACATCAATTACCTGAATACACAACTGGTGCAGATTTGTATTCTATCTGTTCAAATGCATGGCTGAACGCTGCGCGAAGAGTTTTAAGTAATTATCACGATAActctaatgaaattaaattggaCAAATATGTTGTCGTAGAATTGGAAGACTTTTTAAAAGCCGCACACGAACTGATTCCTTCGGTTAGtaaagaagaagcagaaaGATACAAAAAAATGCAGATAGAATTATCTTCGGTATCGTGA
- the Gtpx1 gene encoding glutathione peroxidase-like 1 isoform X1, translating into MNILKVLLPVGFVQVRNFSVIAATMSGNDNYKEAKSIYDFTVKSIKGEEVPLSNYKGHVCLIVNVASKCGLTATNYKQLNELYDEYADSKGLRILAFPCNQFNGQEPGGAEEICSFADRQKVKFDLFEKIDVNGDKAHPLWKYLKKEQGGILGDFIKWNFTKFIVNKEGKVVERHGPNVDPNSLKNNFEKYF; encoded by the exons atgaatattttaaaagtactACTACCGGTGGGCTTTGTTCAAGTCAGAAATTTTTCAG TTATAGCAGCAACCATGAGTGGGAACGATAAttacaaagaagcgaaatCGATTTACGATTTCACTGTTAAATCCATAAAAGGCGAAGAAGTTCCTCTATCCAA TTACAAAGGTCACGTTTGTTTAATCGTAAACGTAGCATCAAAGTGCGGCCTTACAGCCACAAATTACAAGCAACTGAATGAACTGTACGATGAGTATGCTGACTCTAAAg GTTTACGAATCTTGGCGTTTCCCTGTAACCAATTTAATGGACAGGAACCAGGAGGTGCCGAAGAAATATGCAGTTTTGCCGATCGACAAAAG gttaaatttgatttattcgaGAAGATTGACGTCAATGGAGACAAGGCGCATCCTTTGTGGAAATATCTAAAGAAAGAACAAGGAGGAATTTTGGGTGATTTCATAAAATGGAACTTCACAAAATTCATCGTAAACAAAGAAGGCAAAGTGGTTGAACGTCATGGTCCGAACGTGGATCCCAACAGTTTGAAAaacaatttcgaaaaatatttctaa